The genomic interval TGCTTCTGCAGGTTCGTTTATAGGAAATTTGATGCGACCATTTCCATTACTCATCACCTTACTCATAAGTGCAGAGTACTCCGTATGAATTTGCTTGTCATCAAAAGATAAGAAGTTCACGAAGCCCATTACCTCTTCATAAAATTTTACCCACGTATTCATTTGATTCCAACCTACATTACCTACCATATGATCTACATACTTAAGTCCTGTAGGCTCTGGATTGTAATCAGATTTCCACTCACGGTAACCTGGCAAGAATTGACCATTATAATTTTTACGTTCTACAAACATATGAACAGTCTCACCATAGGTGTAAATTCCAGCGCGTACTGTCTCTCCATGCTCATCCTTTTCTACAAAGGGTTCACAATATGATTTTGCCCCACGTTTTGTTGTCTCTTCGTAAGCACTTCTAGCATCCTCTACCCATAAAGCAACTACTTTAACACCGTCACCATGCTTAACGATATGATCATTAATAGGGGATTTACTATTTAAAGGAGAAGTAAGTACAATACGTATTTTATCTTGCTTAATCACATAACTCACCTCATCTCTAGAGCCTGTCTCTAGACCTTTGTAAGCGTATGATTGAAATCCAAAGGCTGTTTTATAAAAGTGAGCGGCTTGCTTTGCATTTCCTACATAAAATTCTACGTAGTCTGTTCC from Dokdonia sp. Hel_I_53 carries:
- the hppD gene encoding 4-hydroxyphenylpyruvate dioxygenase, encoding MKEDLKSVDYGLEKIFEGAQDFLPLLGTDYVEFYVGNAKQAAHFYKTAFGFQSYAYKGLETGSRDEVSYVIKQDKIRIVLTSPLNSKSPINDHIVKHGDGVKVVALWVEDARSAYEETTKRGAKSYCEPFVEKDEHGETVRAGIYTYGETVHMFVERKNYNGQFLPGYREWKSDYNPEPTGLKYVDHMVGNVGWNQMNTWVKFYEEVMGFVNFLSFDDKQIHTEYSALMSKVMSNGNGRIKFPINEPAEAAKKSQIEEYLDFYEGAGVQHLAMATDDIIKTVAQLKARGIDFLPPPPQTYYDDIPQRLGEHMKVMKEDIERLQELSILVDADEDGYLLQIFTKPLQDRPTLFFEIIQRMGAKGFGAGNFKALFESIEREQAQRGTL